One genomic segment of Microbispora sp. ZYX-F-249 includes these proteins:
- a CDS encoding PAS domain-containing sensor histidine kinase: MRVGTVGTRSEIDYGAVFRAGQAPAAVLTPDFVMVDVNDVFLKVSGRGREEFLNRNVFDAFPPNPAESEDSEQQGAQMLRTSLEQVLTTRRRDFIPLQRYDIEVADRPGVFEERYWSTVLTPIPGPHGEVRWIVLTTEEVTDFVLALRRSGVGGEQEQRTDSLALQLQTLNDQLRRAHREQRETTSALREAIERQRRLVYDASHDLRNPLTGLLTELEVALSEPGCDLQRMLRKLLRDAERLNDIVADLLDLARLDTETHENDRLIDLAEFVTEELDRRTPGVAVLTRLDPHVRVRASAIRLARLLGNLMTNAERHTNTTIEVVVAADPPDAVLEVLDDGPGIPPEDRERVFERRYRREEARLRDPGGSGLGLSIAREIAQEHGGRLYAAERRDGARLVLRLPLAAK; this comes from the coding sequence GTGCGGGTAGGCACCGTGGGCACGAGGTCAGAAATCGACTACGGGGCGGTGTTCCGGGCCGGTCAGGCCCCGGCCGCGGTGCTGACCCCCGATTTCGTCATGGTCGACGTGAACGACGTCTTCCTGAAGGTGAGCGGGCGCGGCCGCGAGGAGTTCCTGAACCGCAACGTCTTCGACGCCTTCCCGCCCAATCCCGCGGAGTCGGAGGACTCCGAGCAGCAGGGAGCGCAGATGCTGCGCACCTCCCTGGAACAGGTGCTGACCACCCGCCGGCGCGACTTCATCCCGCTGCAGAGGTACGACATCGAGGTGGCGGACCGGCCCGGAGTGTTCGAGGAGCGCTACTGGAGCACGGTCCTCACTCCCATTCCCGGCCCGCACGGCGAGGTCCGGTGGATCGTCCTCACCACCGAGGAGGTCACCGACTTCGTCCTCGCGTTGCGGCGCTCCGGCGTCGGCGGCGAGCAGGAGCAGAGGACGGACTCCCTGGCCCTGCAGTTGCAGACCCTCAACGACCAGCTCAGGCGGGCGCACCGGGAGCAGCGCGAGACGACCTCGGCGCTGCGGGAGGCCATCGAGCGGCAGCGGCGGCTCGTCTACGACGCCTCCCACGACCTGCGCAACCCCCTCACGGGCCTGCTGACGGAGCTGGAGGTCGCGCTGTCCGAGCCCGGCTGCGACCTGCAGCGGATGTTGCGCAAACTGCTGCGCGACGCGGAACGGCTCAACGACATCGTGGCGGACCTGCTCGACCTGGCCCGGCTGGACACCGAGACCCATGAGAACGACCGCCTGATCGACCTCGCCGAGTTCGTCACGGAAGAACTCGACCGCCGTACCCCGGGCGTCGCCGTCCTCACCCGCCTCGACCCGCACGTGCGCGTGCGCGCGTCGGCGATCCGCCTGGCCCGCCTGCTGGGCAACCTGATGACCAACGCCGAGCGGCACACGAACACCACGATCGAGGTCGTCGTGGCCGCCGACCCGCCCGACGCCGTCCTGGAGGTCCTCGACGACGGCCCCGGCATCCCGCCGGAGGACCGCGAACGCGTCTTCGAGCGCCGTTATCGGCGGGAGGAGGCCCGGCTGCGGGATCCGGGCGGGTCCGGGCTGGGCCTGTCCATCGCCCGGGAGATCGCCCAGGAGCACGGCGGCCGGCTGTACGCCGCCGAACGCCGTGACGGGGCCCGTCTCGTCCTGCGCCTGCCCCTCGCCGCCAAGTGA
- a CDS encoding MFS transporter has protein sequence MTITASPPAAPARARALTGIALGYFMVLLDTTVLSVAEPGLARSFGGAGVAGLQWAVTGYILVFGASLLTAGSVADRYGAHRVFRAAVAAFGLGSLLSAFAPSLWVLVGLRALLGLAAAGCVPASMAMIARLYPVPTERARAVAVWAATSGAALVAGPVAGGALTDLAGWRAIFLINVPLAAVTLTLTLTPAVGCPRGDRRIDWAGQILACAAVALLTDTLIALGARSLVHAAWSAGATALAVCAFAVRERRGRAPVLDPAVLSVPGIPAALLAGAAVNFAMSGVLFVLPLLFQQALGLTPGGIGAALLPMTLPFAVNPLLTGRIVARSGPRPPVLAGLGLLTAGGAAFGAAVWAGASYPFLLAGLVATGFGVSFALPALATLVVTVAPEGAAGAAGGLLNAARQCGATIGVAVTGAFMTLGLPGGHGGAAYALIVPAVVCAVAAAAVARTAGTAGTAGTARMARMARMARTARPGRTPVGGGDGRSS, from the coding sequence ATGACGATCACTGCCTCTCCCCCGGCGGCGCCCGCCCGGGCCCGCGCGCTGACCGGGATCGCACTCGGCTATTTCATGGTGCTGCTCGACACCACCGTGCTGTCGGTCGCCGAACCCGGCCTCGCCCGTTCCTTCGGCGGCGCGGGTGTCGCGGGGCTGCAGTGGGCCGTGACCGGCTACATCCTCGTGTTCGGCGCGTCCCTGCTGACCGCCGGGTCGGTGGCCGACCGGTACGGCGCGCACCGCGTCTTCCGGGCGGCGGTCGCCGCCTTCGGCCTGGGCAGCCTGCTGAGCGCCTTCGCGCCGTCACTGTGGGTGCTCGTCGGGCTGCGGGCGCTGCTCGGCCTTGCCGCCGCGGGCTGCGTCCCGGCATCGATGGCCATGATCGCCCGGTTGTACCCGGTGCCCACCGAGCGGGCCAGGGCGGTGGCCGTCTGGGCGGCGACCAGCGGCGCCGCGCTGGTCGCCGGTCCGGTGGCCGGCGGGGCCCTCACCGACCTGGCGGGCTGGCGGGCGATCTTCCTGATCAATGTGCCGCTCGCCGCCGTCACGCTCACGCTCACACTCACGCCCGCCGTAGGCTGCCCGCGCGGCGACCGGCGTATCGACTGGGCCGGCCAGATCCTGGCCTGCGCCGCGGTGGCGCTGCTGACCGACACGCTGATCGCGCTCGGCGCCCGCTCTCTCGTCCACGCCGCCTGGTCGGCGGGCGCGACGGCGCTCGCGGTGTGCGCCTTCGCCGTACGGGAGCGGCGCGGCCGGGCGCCGGTCCTGGATCCCGCCGTGCTGAGCGTCCCCGGCATCCCGGCCGCGCTGCTGGCGGGCGCGGCGGTCAACTTCGCGATGAGCGGCGTGCTGTTCGTGCTGCCGCTGCTCTTCCAGCAGGCGCTCGGTCTGACGCCGGGAGGCATCGGGGCCGCGCTCCTGCCCATGACACTGCCCTTCGCCGTCAATCCGCTGCTGACCGGCAGGATCGTCGCCAGGTCCGGACCACGGCCGCCGGTGCTGGCGGGGCTCGGCCTGCTCACGGCCGGCGGGGCCGCGTTCGGCGCGGCCGTCTGGGCCGGGGCCTCCTATCCGTTCCTGCTGGCCGGGCTGGTCGCCACCGGCTTCGGTGTGTCGTTCGCACTGCCCGCCCTGGCCACCCTGGTGGTGACCGTGGCCCCCGAAGGCGCCGCCGGTGCGGCCGGCGGGCTGCTGAACGCGGCCCGGCAGTGCGGCGCGACGATCGGCGTCGCCGTGACCGGCGCGTTCATGACCCTCGGCCTGCCCGGGGGGCACGGGGGCGCGGCGTACGCGCTGATCGTGCCCGCCGTGGTCTGCGCCGTCGCGGCCGCCGCCGTCGCCCGGACGGCAGGGACGGCAGGGACGGCAGGGACGGCACGGATGGCACGGATGGCACGGATGGCACGGACGGCACGGCCTGGCCGGACGCCGGTCGGCGGAGGCGATGGACGGTCCTCGTGA
- a CDS encoding glycosyltransferase yields MMRKNFLFATWAGGGAVPPVLSVARALRERGHGVRVLADRSLHEEILAAGLEPIAWTTAPQGDVTDPAKDVIRDFEARTPLGAFARLRDRIVCGPAADYARDTLAELRARPADVLVTEHMLLGALIGGETAGIPVASLVTTLYPLPTPGAPPPGPGLAPAPGALGRLRDRVLTRLVLKPWRKGLPALNAARTAHGLPPVDSVIDAFDRADLVLVLSPRALDHPGRRFPDRLRHVGPRLDDPAWAGECELPDGDAPLVLASLSSSFMNQRTQLERIAEALGTLPVRGLLTTGPAVDPATVRAPGTVLVTAAAPHTIALRHAAVTVTHAGHGTAVKSLAAGVPLVCLPLGRDQREVARHVELAGAGITLSRNTSPRTIARAVGRVLREPSFRREARRLAAAIAAETATDRAVAELESLAARAAGGDGNAPGRSTAEAPGHHHAT; encoded by the coding sequence ATGATGCGTAAGAACTTCCTGTTCGCCACCTGGGCCGGCGGCGGAGCCGTGCCGCCCGTCCTGTCGGTCGCCCGCGCGCTGCGCGAACGCGGTCACGGCGTCCGGGTGCTGGCCGACAGGTCACTGCACGAGGAGATCCTCGCCGCCGGCCTGGAACCGATCGCCTGGACCACGGCGCCCCAGGGCGACGTCACCGACCCGGCCAAGGACGTCATCAGGGACTTCGAGGCCCGCACGCCGCTCGGCGCGTTCGCGCGGCTGAGAGATCGCATCGTCTGCGGTCCCGCGGCCGATTACGCGCGGGACACGCTGGCCGAGTTGCGCGCCCGCCCGGCCGACGTGCTGGTCACCGAGCACATGCTGCTCGGCGCGCTCATCGGCGGCGAGACCGCCGGAATCCCCGTGGCCTCGCTGGTGACGACCCTTTACCCGCTTCCCACTCCGGGGGCGCCCCCGCCCGGTCCGGGCCTCGCTCCCGCTCCGGGCGCGCTGGGGCGCCTGCGCGATCGGGTGCTGACACGGCTGGTCCTCAAACCGTGGAGGAAGGGACTGCCCGCGTTGAACGCCGCCCGCACCGCGCACGGCCTGCCGCCGGTGGACTCGGTGATCGACGCGTTCGACCGCGCCGACCTCGTGCTCGTGCTGTCCCCGCGCGCGCTCGACCACCCCGGCAGGCGGTTCCCCGACCGCCTGCGGCACGTCGGCCCACGGCTCGACGACCCGGCCTGGGCCGGCGAGTGCGAGCTGCCGGACGGTGACGCGCCGCTGGTCCTGGCCAGCCTGAGCTCGTCGTTCATGAACCAGCGCACGCAACTCGAGCGCATCGCCGAGGCCCTCGGCACGCTTCCGGTGCGCGGGCTGCTGACCACCGGCCCGGCCGTGGACCCGGCGACGGTCCGGGCGCCCGGCACCGTCCTGGTCACCGCGGCCGCGCCGCACACCATCGCGCTGCGCCACGCCGCGGTGACGGTCACGCACGCCGGTCACGGGACGGCCGTCAAGTCCCTGGCCGCCGGGGTCCCCCTGGTCTGCCTGCCGCTCGGACGGGACCAGCGCGAGGTGGCGCGGCATGTCGAACTCGCCGGCGCCGGGATCACCCTGAGCAGGAACACCTCGCCCCGCACGATCGCCCGGGCGGTCGGCCGTGTCCTCCGCGAGCCCTCCTTCCGGCGGGAGGCCCGACGACTGGCGGCCGCGATCGCCGCCGAGACGGCCACCGACCGGGCCGTCGCCGAACTCGAGTCCCTCGCCGCACGAGCGGCCGGCGGAGACGGGAACGCCCCCGGACGCAGTACGGCCGAAGCGCCCGGCCACCATCACGCGACGTAG
- a CDS encoding dihydrofolate reductase family protein: protein MKLTTMTQISVDGVMQGNGAASDDRRNGFERGGWALGKGDDETRMFITRTYQRAEAFLFGRRTYELFARSWGSIDQMRAHPIGVALNEAPKYVASTTLTAPRWEDTTVLDGGDLAAAISELKARPGGELQVHGSGALIRWLLEKDLVDEMTLIVIPVILGQGARLFPEAGPDLALDLIESRVDSKGVTIQAYRPAGRPQYATA, encoded by the coding sequence ATGAAGCTGACGACCATGACCCAGATCTCCGTCGATGGTGTGATGCAGGGAAACGGCGCCGCGTCGGATGACCGCAGGAACGGATTCGAGCGCGGCGGATGGGCCCTGGGGAAGGGCGACGACGAGACGAGGATGTTCATCACGAGGACCTACCAGCGCGCGGAGGCGTTCCTGTTCGGCCGGCGCACCTACGAGCTGTTCGCGCGCTCCTGGGGATCGATCGACCAGATGCGCGCACATCCCATCGGGGTGGCCTTGAACGAGGCCCCCAAGTACGTCGCCTCGACCACGCTCACCGCGCCGCGCTGGGAGGACACGACCGTTCTCGACGGCGGCGACCTCGCGGCGGCGATCAGTGAGCTGAAGGCCAGGCCCGGGGGTGAGCTGCAGGTGCACGGCAGCGGCGCGCTGATCCGGTGGCTGCTGGAGAAGGATCTGGTCGACGAGATGACTCTGATCGTGATCCCCGTGATCCTCGGTCAGGGCGCGAGACTGTTCCCGGAGGCCGGCCCGGACCTCGCGCTCGACCTGATCGAGTCGCGGGTCGACTCGAAGGGCGTGACGATCCAGGCCTACCGGCCGGCCGGGCGCCCGCAGTATGCAACGGCTTGA
- a CDS encoding TetR/AcrR family transcriptional regulator, with the protein MESETRRPYRMGARAAAVEVTRTRVMRAAAALWMRRWYDDVTLQHIADEAGVSVQTIVNHFGGKDGLADAVADLVASQTAVTRQAPTGDVAAIVAVLFEDYEQHGDANVLWTAQIDRVPAAARAAAHARVQHREWLERVFADRLPPPGPAREHALNLHYAATDLYLWKLWRRDLGLSREDAERAMRDLLTSIDPRKSHDA; encoded by the coding sequence ATGGAAAGTGAGACCAGGCGTCCGTATCGCATGGGCGCCCGGGCCGCGGCCGTGGAGGTCACGCGTACGCGCGTGATGCGGGCGGCGGCCGCGCTGTGGATGCGACGCTGGTACGACGACGTCACGCTGCAGCACATCGCCGACGAGGCGGGTGTGTCGGTGCAGACGATCGTCAACCACTTCGGCGGCAAGGACGGGCTGGCCGACGCCGTCGCCGACCTGGTGGCCTCGCAGACCGCGGTCACCCGGCAGGCGCCGACCGGCGACGTGGCGGCGATCGTGGCCGTGCTCTTCGAGGACTACGAGCAGCACGGCGACGCCAACGTGCTCTGGACCGCGCAGATCGACCGTGTCCCGGCGGCCGCCCGGGCGGCCGCGCACGCCCGCGTCCAGCATCGGGAGTGGCTGGAACGGGTCTTCGCCGACCGCCTCCCGCCTCCCGGCCCCGCCCGCGAGCACGCGCTGAACCTGCACTACGCCGCCACCGACCTCTACCTGTGGAAGCTGTGGCGGCGCGACCTCGGCCTGTCCCGTGAGGACGCCGAACGAGCCATGCGCGACCTGTTGACCTCGATAGACCCCCGGAAAAGCCATGATGCGTAA
- a CDS encoding YciI family protein, which translates to MRYLVSVIDDKSNPGSTDRQPAISAFNERLIAEGHWVFAGGLADTGTATVVDNRGGEAVFSDGPFVESKEYLAGVWVWEAPDLDVALKLAAEASKICDRKIEVRPFL; encoded by the coding sequence ATGCGGTACCTGGTTTCTGTGATCGACGACAAGAGCAATCCCGGCAGCACGGACAGGCAGCCTGCCATCAGCGCGTTCAACGAACGACTGATCGCGGAGGGCCACTGGGTTTTCGCGGGCGGACTCGCGGACACCGGCACGGCCACCGTCGTCGACAACCGGGGCGGGGAGGCGGTGTTCAGCGACGGGCCCTTCGTGGAGTCGAAGGAGTACCTCGCCGGCGTCTGGGTGTGGGAGGCCCCCGATCTGGATGTGGCACTCAAGCTCGCCGCCGAGGCGTCGAAGATCTGCGATCGGAAGATCGAGGTGCGGCCGTTCCTGTGA